Genomic segment of Eupeodes corollae chromosome 2, idEupCoro1.1, whole genome shotgun sequence:
GCCTCAATTACATCACTAAAAGGTAAAAGCTGCAAATGTTGCGCAACCGGTAATTTTGGATGATCAGCAATACTtccacttttaaaaacaatcttttcaaCTGAACAAGTCTTAATGCTGTTAACAGAGCCCCTACAAGAACAACATCTGTTATTCTTCCGATGTCTTCATATTTCACAATTTTAATGATTACTTGCGTAGGCGATCGATTAAAATAGCCTTAATCATTACGTATAAATCACCACTTTTGCActatgttttaataaatttgaacacTTTGTTCTAATGCTTTAACATAATATTATGGGTCTTTTAAATGATATCTAAGTATTAACAGGTGGCAAATTCCAACATCATCAACTTTTAACCACGAAAATAATTACCCTATATGATCTTATTTCAGCTTTCATGGAAATCAGTCTGTAAAATGTTTGAATAGGTATATAACTGTTTTTCCTTTtgatcaaaaatacaaatattttattaatcgatAGAAAATCActcaaagtttttgtattgtttattaacaaattaactGTCAATTTCTGTGACGGAAATTTGTTTCCAtgaaattcatttgatttaGCATAATcgaactgtcaaacattttaaaaaaatattatttctccACAGTATTCACAAATTTTAGGTCGAAAAGTGGTATGGTAAACCTTTTAACTAAGAGAACCGGTTTCCGACTTTGGTTTGACAAAGTTAAAGCATCAGCTTATTGAAATTACCTCTTTTTCCGCCATCACATGAacgtgaaaaaaataatatcttttgtTTCCATTGAATACACTCATTAAACTTTTCGTTCTGAACTGAttcattgtattttgtttttctgtcatTGAAGTTTTCCACATGCTCCTGTTTTGGCgatgacattttcaaaaaggaccaacttcaaattgacgtttcaaaagaaaacaaacaaaattgaagcatGGAAATGAAAGAAGAACAATCTTCCTTCGGAAATCCACAACCAGCACCGCAACCACATTCTGACCAAGATCCTCCAGATACTGCAGCTGTTCcagaaacaacaacagaaaatacAGATCCACCAGCCGTAGTCCTTTCAAAGCGGCAAttgaaaaaactcaaaaagaaagcCCAATGggaggaaaagaaaaaagaaaaacgccaaaagGAGCGTGAAAAGTgcaaattaaagaaacaaacCGCCATTCTCGAAGGCAAAACTTTAGGACCGAGTCGCAAAGAACTCAAACGCAACAAAGCCAACAAGAGTTCCAGTACTCTGAGTGTGGCAATCGACTTGGACTACGATGATCTTATGATTGACAAAGATGTGGCTAAGTGTGTTAAGCAACTGCTCAGAATCTACACTGTCAACCGAAGATCCAGAGCTCCGGCGACATTGCATTTTACTGGCATTAAGCCAGATGGTAGAATTCATGAGGTTCTCAAGAAGAACGATGGCTACGAGCACTGGGACGTCCAGTGGGTATATGAATCGTATTCGAAGAATTTCAACACCGACCAAATTGTCTATTTGACGAGTGATTCCGATGAGATTCTCAAGGAGATCGACCCAAAGAAGGTTTACATAATTGGAGGTTTGGTAGATCATAACCACCATAAGGGACTCTGTTTTGATAGAGCGAAGAAATTGTCACTTCAAACTGCTCGACTCCCATTGACTGAACATGTGGATATGAAAACACGAACGGTGTTGAGCACTTATCATGGTAAGTAAagcttaaatgatttttaaagaatGCTTTACTAAAAGAAGCTATTTTTGTTGCAGTTTTTGAAATCTTATTAAGACTCTCTGAGGGTAAATCGTGGGCTGATGCAATTTTGGAAACTCTTCCGGTCCGAAAAGGTGCTAAACTCAAGGAGGCGGAAGACAAAGTTGTGTCCTCAATCGTCAAAAAGGAGGAGGTAGAAAACGACGATGTTATAATAGAGATAGCAGAGTACAAAGTTGTAtcagaaattgttaaaaagaaCGAGGTGGGAAATGGTGATCTGTTGTTGGAGAACACTACAACTGTGGCGAAGCCTATAAAAGATGTGTCAAATCAGGAAATgactgaataaaaataaagtttttattaaaattcaaacgttttttacctttttatgTTGGAGCAATGTTAAACTAAATTTACCATGCAATTTATACTAACCCCCTCCCTTTTCTCTTATATAAAACTGGGAACGTGAATTGAAAGTATGCCACAAAAATGATTGATATCGGGATTTAAGTACTATCTAGGAGACTTTGGGTTTAATTTTAGGTTATAATTACcagttttgagagaaaaattcttctcgTGATCTaaagtcccgtatgcatagacggaaagtggaggagaagaaaGAGCGATTTCCAACCCACACTCCGCCATTAGGCCTTTGAATCTACCCCTTCAGGAATTCCTCTAATCAGGTGGTAACTGGAAACTGACCTCGCCAAACTTGGAATTCGCAGTTGGAGACATCTAGTATGAAACGAGCTAGATGAAAAAGTTTGTTAGGACATGCCCACGGAAACTCCACAGGACTTAAGCGCCACCTTCCGAAGTTACGCAACCGTGgagttttcgaaaaatattttttgtatttctatagGGTCCTCTGGAACCAGAAATATGATGTTTAAAAAGATTATGGCCGAGAAAAATCCTTGAGCGCTCAGTTTTCAAGGTTTGATGTAAAgggttttgacaaaaattatttatgataatTGCAAATTCGTTTAtcttaataattcatttttttaagttggacAGACTTGATCTTTACCACTAATGCAATTTTAAACCGAATGTCTTGAAATTTGGAATTATATAggaaaataaagttgttttttttttttaattaaaaaattcatttgttATATGACGAATTTTTTTGCAAGTTCCTTACTTTCCACTTTAAGAGTTCGCAACTTAGTCAAAAATGAGTCCCAAAATTCCTACGGAGGTATTTGTCCAGCTGCGCCATGGACCCTGAAATAAACTATACGTCATCGCAAAAACTTGTCATAGCCTCAGTACCTATGGTTCTATGCTTCTCCTCTGGACGAAGGACTAGAATACCATGAATGTtatatttaagttcaaaataaatatgcGTGTCCTATCTAGAGTTCATACTCTTGAGAGTTTTTCTCGTGTGCCTTCCCATTTGAGAgtaattttattagattttaataTCGTGAGTTCACTACACCAGTTAAGTTTTGAGTGATAAGTTTCTTAAAGTATTTTCATAACCGTATCTACTTGATAAGTTGTGGAAAGTAAGGAAATTGCCGAAAAAGCATCATCTATTCTTATAAACACAAACTTGCAGCGGCTTAAGTATCTCTTAGGGAACAGCGACAAAATACAAACTTTGTTGGAATTCTTCGAACTCAtctccgaaaataattaaaaagtgtatcCACTTCGAGTAACTCTCATAAATTTGAATATCAAGAGTAAAATGTCAGTTCTTCCCTCTCAAGGCTGTGTACACTTGAAAGGTTATTCTTGAGAGTTGTCTGAGAGCTACTATAAGTGCTTTTACTCTGAAATGGATGCGTATCTTAAGACCTTATTTCCTTCACATAAATTCTTATGTTGAACTCAAAGCTGAACTGAAAATATCATTACTCCtctgttttttaaagttacctacttgtaaaaaaatattcgaaGGTTTATACCCAGCCCTATCAacggaaaattttacgaatcccgaaaaactgtatcattaaatccgttcgtaacgcaaaattgtatgagatttttctAACTAGTccaaccattttgagctttttataaagtgaaGAAGGTATTTGATATCCTTATTAGCAAGTTCACtatgattattaaaaatgtagtctcccagatgaaatctgcgtcttagtgaaagagcagagcAAGCGCAGAGAAGGTGTGAGATTGTTTCCTTTTCTTCCCTATCCATACAGCTCTTGTGAaatcatttgaggctacaccaagtcgtattttgtgtctgcctataagactgTATCcgtttttagcgagttcatcggttctacaatttcctgtgatgtctctgtggcccggcacccaacagaggtgaatgttaaattgctgcgccatctccataagggACGATCGAAAATCGAGgcccgtttgagatttggttgagacaccgtcaagagatttaatagcagcctgactgtcagagaagatgctgatatcacgttttctctaagccaggaGAGGACTTcattgatcgctaaaatttccgcttggaagacgctacaatgattagggaggcggaatcagatgcttagattaagcttttctgagtacacaccactaccaactccctcatttgtctttgATCTATCTGCTTAAAAATTAATGCTTTTGTCATctaggagttttttgtcttcccattcatctctggatggaatggaaaAACAACTTAGATACTGaacacttttaaacaaaatattaaagtacGGGATTATGGAGTTTTAAATTCAtcacgaattttattaaaaaagaaactactcCATGAATTTACATAgcctcaaaaagcttttttttttcttcaaattataaaattaaaataaataataggaAGTCTGTTGTGATACCATATGGATCTTAAGATCTACCTTACTCGTGAAACCAGTTATAGCTACCTATGAAACTTTTGAGACAATagatgttttgaaatttcttagATTAGAAATAGATTCGGATAATTGTAATAAAAGTCTCCAGGGTGGAGCCTCTGTCATGGACATGAACATAGCAAGTGAGACATTGTatcctcttcttcttcctccatacagc
This window contains:
- the LOC129946601 gene encoding tRNA methyltransferase 10 homolog A, with translation MEMKEEQSSFGNPQPAPQPHSDQDPPDTAAVPETTTENTDPPAVVLSKRQLKKLKKKAQWEEKKKEKRQKEREKCKLKKQTAILEGKTLGPSRKELKRNKANKSSSTLSVAIDLDYDDLMIDKDVAKCVKQLLRIYTVNRRSRAPATLHFTGIKPDGRIHEVLKKNDGYEHWDVQWVYESYSKNFNTDQIVYLTSDSDEILKEIDPKKVYIIGGLVDHNHHKGLCFDRAKKLSLQTARLPLTEHVDMKTRTVLSTYHVFEILLRLSEGKSWADAILETLPVRKGAKLKEAEDKVVSSIVKKEEVENDDVIIEIAEYKVVSEIVKKNEVGNGDLLLENTTTVAKPIKDVSNQEMTE